One Chlamydiota bacterium DNA segment encodes these proteins:
- a CDS encoding ribonuclease H-like domain-containing protein, with amino-acid sequence MTTIYLDIETTSLEPDEGELSVLGLYVDEEGLFVQLFGEELNPDNLLRHFARRPTLYTFNGGRFDLPYIRAKLGVDLVPLSRHVDLMHACHARNLYGGMKKVERLLGIPRKLTEVNGLVAIELWRRYRDGGCRRSLDTLLEYNREDVMNLRALRSALGA; translated from the coding sequence ATGACCACCATCTACCTTGACATCGAGACGACGAGTTTGGAGCCGGACGAGGGCGAGCTGAGCGTGCTCGGTCTCTACGTCGACGAGGAGGGGCTCTTCGTCCAGCTCTTCGGCGAGGAGCTGAACCCGGACAACCTGCTCCGGCACTTCGCCCGGCGGCCCACCCTCTACACCTTCAACGGCGGGCGTTTCGACCTTCCCTACATACGAGCCAAGCTCGGCGTGGATCTCGTGCCTCTCTCTAGGCACGTGGATCTGATGCATGCCTGCCACGCCCGGAACCTGTACGGGGGGATGAAGAAGGTGGAACGGCTCCTCGGCATCCCCCGGAAGCTCACGGAGGTGAACGGGCTGGTCGCCATCGAGCTCTGGCGCCGCTACCGGGACGGCGGGTGCCGGAGGTCCCTCGACACGCTGCTCGAATACAACCGGGAGGATGTGATGAACCTCCGGGCGCTCAGGAGCGCGCTCGGGGCGTGA
- a CDS encoding SagB/ThcOx family dehydrogenase has translation MRIFGTAICVLWAAATAAQEMPAAPALPAPQKDGGKPLMQALALRRSGRSFKEKKLAPQTLSNLLWAARGVNRPESGKLTAPTAKNWQEIDLYAATAEGLYRYDAKAHRLEPVFAGDIRAATGQQPFVKTAPVCLVYVADHARMDGAPASTRDFYSTVDTGFISQNVYLFCASEGLATVVLGYVDKPALEKTMRLRPDQKVILSQPVGYPKD, from the coding sequence ATGAGAATCTTCGGAACTGCGATCTGCGTGCTCTGGGCGGCCGCGACGGCAGCGCAGGAGATGCCCGCGGCGCCGGCGCTCCCCGCCCCGCAGAAGGACGGCGGGAAGCCGCTGATGCAGGCGCTCGCGCTCAGGAGATCCGGGCGCTCGTTCAAGGAGAAGAAGCTGGCCCCCCAGACGCTCTCGAACCTCCTCTGGGCCGCACGCGGCGTCAACCGGCCGGAGTCGGGCAAACTGACCGCCCCCACGGCGAAGAACTGGCAGGAGATCGATCTCTACGCCGCGACCGCCGAGGGGCTCTACCGCTACGACGCGAAGGCCCACCGTCTCGAGCCGGTATTCGCGGGCGACATCCGCGCCGCGACGGGGCAGCAGCCGTTCGTGAAGACGGCGCCGGTCTGTCTCGTCTACGTCGCCGATCATGCCAGGATGGACGGGGCGCCGGCCTCGACGCGCGATTTCTACTCAACCGTGGACACCGGATTCATCAGCCAGAACGTCTACCTGTTCTGCGCCTCCGAGGGGCTCGCCACCGTGGTGCTCGGCTACGTGGACAAGCCGGCACTCGAGAAGACGATGCGCCTCCGCCCCGACCAGAAGGTGATCCTCTCTCAGCCGGTCGGGTACCCGAAGGACTGA
- a CDS encoding zinc ABC transporter solute-binding protein — translation MKTRLLFAPLAVALSGGLLHAQPAPTLRFVATSYPVYLTVLNVAWEIPGVEVSCLPPGALAQRHGAPPAAASILARADALVAHGAGLELFLDETAIRFPNLAIIELAEKVARPGKEEERLPWIWMSVSDTIKEVRRLRAVLKKFDRPRREGYALNAERYVARLEALRDRMKGAFDPFRKLRVVALDGASARFAREARLEVVTAASPDEAIAVVKQTNARLVLVDLRLREEEARRIARETRRPVCVIDPLSGGPDHPDAYLQIMEENLKSLRSALQQATRRSRNRRGRGS, via the coding sequence ATGAAGACGCGCCTTCTCTTCGCGCCGCTCGCTGTCGCCCTCTCCGGCGGCCTCCTGCACGCCCAGCCGGCGCCGACGCTTCGCTTCGTGGCGACGTCGTACCCGGTCTACCTGACCGTCCTGAACGTCGCATGGGAGATCCCGGGCGTCGAGGTGTCCTGCCTGCCCCCCGGCGCCCTCGCGCAGCGCCACGGTGCCCCGCCCGCGGCGGCTTCAATCCTCGCCCGCGCGGATGCGCTCGTCGCGCACGGCGCGGGGCTGGAGCTGTTCCTCGACGAGACGGCGATCCGCTTCCCGAACCTCGCGATCATCGAGCTGGCGGAAAAGGTCGCGCGGCCGGGCAAGGAGGAGGAGCGCCTGCCCTGGATCTGGATGAGCGTCTCCGACACGATCAAGGAGGTGCGGCGGCTGCGCGCCGTGCTGAAAAAGTTCGACCGGCCGCGACGGGAGGGGTACGCGCTCAACGCCGAGCGCTATGTGGCCCGCCTCGAAGCGCTGCGCGACAGGATGAAGGGCGCCTTCGATCCGTTCAGAAAGCTGCGGGTCGTCGCGCTCGACGGGGCATCGGCGCGCTTCGCGCGCGAAGCGCGGCTCGAGGTGGTGACCGCGGCATCGCCGGACGAGGCGATCGCCGTCGTGAAGCAGACGAACGCCCGCCTGGTGCTCGTGGATCTCCGCCTCCGGGAGGAGGAGGCGCGCCGGATCGCCCGCGAGACGCGCCGTCCGGTATGCGTCATCGATCCGCTCTCGGGCGGGCCCGACCACCCCGACGCGTACCTCCAGATCATGGAGGAGAATCTGAAGTCGCTCCGCAGCGCCCTCCAGCAGGCCACGCGCCGCTCCCGCAACCGCCGCGGCCGCGGGTCCTGA
- a CDS encoding energy-coupling factor ABC transporter permease yields the protein MHIPDGFLAAPVWAPLWAAAAAGLAGCVRSVQRSLSDRAVPLMGVMAAFIFAAQMLNFPVAGGTSGHLLGGVLAAVLLGPWAGALVIAVVLVVQCLLFQDGGLTALGANIVNMSFVGSACGYWIYAAVRTATSGKTLVAAAAAAWCSVVLASAACAVELALSGTVPLRTALPAMVAVHALIGVGEAAITCLVVASVLKVRPDLVPGKAGCA from the coding sequence ATGCACATACCCGATGGTTTCCTGGCCGCGCCGGTCTGGGCGCCGCTCTGGGCGGCGGCCGCGGCGGGCCTGGCGGGGTGCGTGAGGTCGGTGCAGCGTTCCCTTTCCGATCGGGCGGTCCCGCTCATGGGCGTGATGGCCGCGTTCATCTTCGCCGCGCAGATGCTGAACTTTCCCGTGGCGGGAGGGACCTCGGGCCACCTGCTGGGAGGGGTGCTCGCCGCGGTGCTGCTGGGGCCGTGGGCGGGCGCGCTGGTGATCGCGGTCGTGCTTGTCGTCCAGTGCCTCCTCTTCCAGGACGGCGGGCTCACCGCCCTCGGCGCGAACATCGTGAACATGTCGTTCGTCGGGTCCGCGTGCGGGTATTGGATCTATGCCGCGGTGCGGACGGCGACGTCGGGAAAGACGCTCGTCGCGGCAGCGGCCGCCGCATGGTGCTCGGTGGTGTTGGCGAGCGCGGCGTGCGCGGTGGAGCTCGCCCTCTCGGGCACCGTGCCGCTGCGCACGGCGCTTCCCGCGATGGTCGCGGTGCACGCGCTCATCGGGGTCGGCGAGGCGGCGATCACGTGCCTCGTGGTGGCCAGCGTCCTGAAGGTCAGGCCGGACCTTGTGCCGGGGAAAGCGGGGTGCGCGTGA
- a CDS encoding sigma 54-interacting transcriptional regulator — protein sequence MKSSDLKLAELVNFTDGMLSLKGRRLVMHDIHAFAQFRKDLVDMTGPDDARRILTRFGYFWGQADAAAMKRIFRWDTVAEWLKGGARLQTIQGVARAVVKSLRTDASDGRFAMEIVWHNSAEAEEHMIGIGKADHPVCWMLTGYASGYASFCLGTDIYFIEERCRAKGDRVCSAIGRDKASWGDALAAVLPFFSAEDIRGKVTALTEELKRKSGELDRLRSRIGAMEGAAAPLFVEVRSEAFRRVLDLAQRVGPFDASILITGETGTGKEVLARYLHRLSPRRKGPFTAVNCGALPETLLESELFGHAAGAFTGAVGNRAGLFEQAGGGTVFLDEIGDISPAMQLKLLRVLQEREIMRVGESVPRTIDVRIISATNRDLAAALREGRFREDLYYRLRVIEIEIPPLRARREDILPLARHFVGRFAKRLEIPGLRLDAATLDFLLDYPWPGNVRELENAIERAAVLSRDGLILPAHLPPRVVHGGAAGEGNPLGRTLAAAERDHIRAVLKSLGGNRTRAARALGISASTLWRKLGRAGTGEDPAGRK from the coding sequence ATGAAATCATCAGATCTCAAGCTTGCGGAGCTAGTGAACTTCACGGACGGGATGCTGAGTCTCAAGGGCCGCAGGCTCGTGATGCATGACATCCATGCCTTCGCGCAATTCCGGAAGGACCTGGTGGATATGACCGGACCGGACGACGCGCGGAGGATACTCACCCGTTTCGGCTATTTCTGGGGGCAGGCGGACGCCGCGGCGATGAAACGGATCTTCAGGTGGGACACAGTCGCGGAGTGGCTCAAGGGGGGCGCCCGTCTCCAGACCATTCAGGGCGTTGCGCGGGCGGTCGTCAAATCGCTCCGGACGGACGCGAGCGACGGCCGCTTCGCCATGGAGATCGTCTGGCACAATTCGGCGGAGGCGGAGGAGCACATGATCGGGATAGGAAAGGCCGACCACCCGGTCTGCTGGATGCTGACGGGCTATGCGAGCGGCTATGCGTCGTTTTGCCTGGGAACGGATATCTACTTCATCGAGGAGAGATGCCGCGCGAAGGGGGATCGTGTGTGCAGCGCGATCGGCCGCGACAAGGCGTCCTGGGGCGACGCCCTCGCGGCGGTGCTCCCATTCTTCAGCGCAGAGGATATCCGGGGCAAGGTGACGGCGCTTACGGAGGAACTGAAAAGAAAATCCGGCGAACTCGATCGCCTGCGGTCAAGGATCGGGGCGATGGAGGGCGCCGCAGCGCCGCTGTTTGTGGAGGTGCGGAGCGAGGCGTTCCGGCGGGTGCTGGACCTCGCCCAGCGGGTCGGCCCCTTCGACGCTTCGATCCTGATCACGGGGGAGACCGGCACCGGGAAGGAGGTGCTCGCGCGGTACCTCCACCGGCTCTCCCCCCGGCGCAAGGGGCCTTTCACGGCGGTGAACTGCGGGGCGCTCCCGGAGACGCTGCTGGAGAGCGAGCTGTTCGGGCACGCGGCGGGGGCGTTCACAGGGGCCGTCGGGAACCGCGCGGGCCTCTTCGAACAGGCGGGGGGCGGCACGGTCTTCCTGGACGAGATCGGCGATATCTCTCCGGCGATGCAGCTCAAGCTGCTCCGGGTGCTCCAGGAGCGGGAAATCATGCGTGTCGGAGAGAGCGTTCCGAGGACGATCGACGTGCGCATCATCTCCGCCACCAACCGGGACCTGGCCGCGGCGCTCCGCGAGGGGAGATTCAGGGAGGACCTCTACTACCGTCTCCGCGTCATCGAGATCGAGATCCCCCCCCTCAGGGCGCGCCGGGAGGATATCCTCCCGCTGGCGCGGCACTTTGTCGGGCGGTTCGCAAAACGGCTCGAGATTCCTGGTCTTCGCCTGGATGCGGCGACGCTCGACTTCCTGCTCGATTACCCGTGGCCCGGCAACGTGCGGGAACTCGAGAACGCGATCGAGCGCGCGGCGGTGCTCTCCCGAGACGGACTGATCCTTCCCGCGCATCTCCCGCCGCGCGTGGTCCACGGGGGGGCCGCGGGGGAGGGGAATCCGCTCGGGCGCACGCTCGCCGCGGCGGAGCGGGACCACATCCGCGCGGTGCTGAAGTCGCTCGGGGGGAACAGAACCCGGGCGGCGCGCGCGCTGGGGATCAGCGCCTCGACGCTCTGGCGGAAGCTCGGGCGCGCGGGGACGGGGGAGGATCCCGCCGGGCGAAAATAG
- a CDS encoding M20/M25/M40 family metallo-hydrolase: MYSILRGKNEGIEDAVLHFARELVRTPSPSLAEAHVAKLVEKEMREIGYDRVIRDDYGNVVGIIHGGEGQPTLLLNSHMDTVSRTADASAGNGVGSDGRLYGVGASDCKGGLAAQVFCGLLLKRSLLPLRGNLVVAATVAEENGLSVGVRALLDETLPSLGISPDYAVLGEPTNLGLYYGHDGRLEMEIHVRGIDPFLVDDAARAIIRDFESAHAAREAEAPALFDVEGPRFETVGGIRTATISMARRLGPLENARDVVRGVSHDLSLVSPRAAAVAVDVAPREETQRLYNGKTTVVRHVTNGWSTDPFHPLIDRARQSFAAAGCPFRPGRWELSRIGMGTAGHVLVGEFDVPTIGYGPGRESLAHRPGEYVELAAIPKAVYGTAVIAHSLIGIPVCGWTSDEI, translated from the coding sequence GTGTACAGCATACTGAGAGGCAAGAACGAAGGGATCGAGGATGCGGTGCTGCATTTCGCGCGCGAGCTCGTACGGACGCCGAGCCCGAGCCTGGCCGAGGCGCATGTGGCGAAGCTCGTCGAAAAGGAGATGCGGGAGATCGGCTACGACCGGGTCATTCGCGACGACTACGGGAACGTCGTGGGCATCATCCACGGCGGGGAAGGCCAGCCGACCCTCCTCCTCAACAGCCATATGGACACCGTCTCGCGGACGGCGGACGCCTCCGCCGGGAACGGCGTGGGGTCTGACGGGCGGCTCTACGGCGTCGGCGCGTCCGATTGCAAGGGCGGTCTCGCCGCACAGGTATTCTGCGGGCTGTTGTTGAAGAGAAGCCTCCTCCCCCTCAGGGGGAACCTTGTCGTGGCCGCGACGGTTGCGGAGGAGAACGGCCTGAGCGTCGGGGTTCGCGCGCTGCTCGATGAAACGCTCCCCTCCCTCGGCATATCGCCCGACTACGCCGTCCTTGGGGAGCCGACCAACCTCGGGCTCTACTACGGCCACGACGGACGCCTGGAGATGGAGATTCATGTGCGGGGGATCGATCCGTTTCTCGTGGACGATGCCGCCCGCGCCATCATCCGGGATTTTGAATCGGCCCATGCCGCGCGCGAAGCCGAGGCGCCGGCGCTCTTTGATGTCGAGGGTCCCCGTTTCGAGACCGTCGGGGGGATCCGCACGGCGACGATCTCGATGGCCCGCCGGCTCGGTCCCTTGGAGAATGCGCGGGACGTCGTACGGGGCGTGTCGCACGATCTCTCCCTCGTCTCGCCCCGGGCCGCAGCCGTCGCCGTGGATGTGGCGCCGCGCGAGGAGACGCAGCGGCTCTACAACGGAAAGACCACGGTGGTCCGCCACGTGACGAACGGATGGTCCACCGACCCGTTCCATCCGCTCATCGACCGCGCGCGCCAGTCGTTCGCCGCGGCGGGCTGCCCGTTCCGCCCCGGCCGGTGGGAGCTTTCCAGGATCGGGATGGGCACCGCCGGACACGTGCTCGTCGGGGAGTTCGACGTCCCCACCATCGGCTACGGGCCGGGCCGCGAATCCCTCGCGCACCGTCCAGGCGAGTATGTGGAACTCGCGGCGATTCCGAAGGCGGTCTACGGCACGGCGGTGATCGCCCACAGCCTCATCGGGATACCGGTCTGCGGGTGGACGTCGGATGAGATCTGA
- a CDS encoding acetate/propionate family kinase produces the protein MRILSLNCGSSSLKYSLLSMPSGEELAGGEARGVGPPIAVPASIVHRCGTGTVRRTVPLPDHASAFARVMDLLSADPRLHADAVGHRIVHGGARFTRPVRLDRRTMAELDSLGDLAPLHNPPTLALIAACAERFPALPQVAVFDTAFHATIPEFARTYALPAALRDRLAIRKYGFHGISHGFVTGEAAEFLGRPRTALNAVSCHLGSGGGSLCAVKGGKSIDTTMGYSPLPGLVMSTRCGDLDPAVTLRLLAREREDSAAVENILHGHSGVLGMSGFSSDIRDIFARAKGNEGRCSRIEVTAQLYLWRIRRYLGAYLTAAAPVAALIFTDSVGEGVPAVREAACAGLEAFGLSLDPSRNEAPGPLPADVAADDSAVRVLVIHTNEERAIAKAVYGCLCANPNAHPSDHRMEGDRP, from the coding sequence ATGCGCATACTCTCCCTGAACTGCGGCAGCTCGTCGCTGAAATACTCGCTGCTCTCGATGCCGTCGGGGGAGGAGCTCGCGGGCGGCGAGGCCCGCGGCGTCGGGCCCCCGATCGCCGTTCCCGCCTCGATCGTGCATCGGTGTGGAACCGGGACGGTTCGGCGAACGGTCCCCCTGCCCGACCATGCCTCCGCCTTCGCCCGCGTCATGGATCTCCTCTCGGCCGATCCGCGCCTGCACGCCGATGCCGTCGGGCACCGCATCGTCCACGGGGGTGCACGCTTCACGCGCCCGGTGCGACTGGACCGGCGGACGATGGCGGAGCTCGATTCCCTGGGCGATCTCGCGCCGCTCCACAATCCCCCGACGCTCGCGCTCATCGCGGCATGCGCGGAGCGTTTTCCCGCCCTTCCCCAGGTAGCCGTCTTTGACACGGCGTTCCACGCCACGATCCCCGAATTCGCGCGGACCTACGCCCTCCCGGCCGCCCTGCGCGACCGGCTCGCGATTCGGAAATACGGCTTCCACGGGATAAGCCACGGGTTCGTCACGGGCGAGGCCGCCGAATTCCTCGGCCGCCCGCGGACCGCGCTCAACGCCGTGAGCTGCCACCTGGGGAGCGGCGGGGGGAGCCTCTGCGCGGTCAAGGGGGGAAAATCGATCGACACCACAATGGGATACTCGCCCCTCCCGGGCCTTGTGATGAGCACCCGATGCGGGGATCTCGACCCCGCCGTCACGCTCCGGCTCCTCGCCCGCGAGCGGGAGGACAGCGCCGCCGTGGAGAACATCCTCCACGGCCATAGCGGGGTGCTCGGCATGTCCGGCTTCTCCTCGGACATCCGCGACATATTCGCACGGGCAAAAGGCAACGAGGGGCGGTGCTCGCGCATCGAGGTCACCGCGCAGCTCTACCTCTGGCGGATTCGCAGGTACCTCGGCGCATACCTCACCGCTGCCGCGCCCGTCGCCGCCCTCATCTTCACCGACTCGGTCGGCGAAGGGGTCCCGGCCGTTCGCGAGGCCGCGTGCGCGGGGCTGGAGGCGTTCGGGCTGTCCCTCGACCCGTCTCGCAACGAGGCCCCTGGCCCGCTCCCCGCCGACGTTGCTGCAGACGACAGCGCGGTGCGCGTGCTCGTCATCCATACAAATGAGGAGCGCGCGATCGCGAAGGCGGTGTACGGATGCCTGTGCGCGAACCCGAACGCGCACCCATCGGACCATCGCATGGAAGGGGACCGACCGTGA
- a CDS encoding ABC transporter ATP-binding protein, which translates to MNAEPAIRIRDLSFVYPDGVPGLRGVSLDVASGETIGIVGPNGAGKSTLLLHLNGLLRGTGSVRVAGIEVRAGSLREVRRAVGLVFQDPEDQLFMPTVYDDVAFGPLNMRRPAHEMEVCVRRALALVGMTGFEKRSAHHLSFGEKKRVALATVLACDPPIIAFDEPTSNLDPAAREEFIRALTALSGTKIIATHDLEMVLEVCGRAVVLRDGSVVADGPARALLADRGLMERHGLRVPLSLQARR; encoded by the coding sequence GTGAACGCCGAACCCGCGATCCGCATCCGCGATCTCAGCTTCGTGTACCCCGACGGGGTTCCGGGCCTTCGCGGGGTATCGCTCGACGTCGCTTCGGGGGAGACGATCGGCATCGTCGGCCCCAACGGCGCCGGCAAGAGCACGCTCCTGCTCCACCTCAACGGCCTTTTGCGGGGGACGGGGTCGGTCAGGGTGGCGGGGATCGAGGTGCGCGCCGGAAGCCTCCGCGAGGTCAGGAGGGCGGTGGGGCTCGTCTTCCAGGATCCCGAGGATCAACTCTTCATGCCGACGGTCTACGACGACGTGGCGTTCGGCCCGCTCAACATGCGCCGCCCTGCACACGAGATGGAGGTATGCGTCCGCAGGGCCCTCGCCCTCGTCGGGATGACCGGATTCGAGAAGCGGAGCGCGCACCATCTGAGCTTCGGGGAGAAGAAGCGCGTCGCGCTCGCGACGGTGCTCGCCTGCGACCCCCCCATCATCGCCTTCGACGAGCCGACCAGCAACCTCGACCCCGCCGCGCGCGAGGAGTTCATCCGGGCGCTCACGGCGCTGTCGGGGACGAAGATCATCGCCACGCACGACCTCGAGATGGTCCTCGAGGTCTGCGGAAGGGCGGTGGTGTTGCGCGACGGATCGGTCGTCGCGGACGGCCCGGCGCGGGCGCTGCTTGCGGACCGGGGCCTGATGGAACGGCACGGGTTGCGCGTGCCGTTGAGCCTGCAGGCGCGCCGGTGA
- the cbiQ gene encoding cobalt ECF transporter T component CbiQ produces MLQRLDPRVKLIATLAAVVLVVTTPNEAWPCFAAYALLAAAFTALSRVPVRFALSRLLGAAPFVLCAAAFIPFTAGARDPAAPWYQPGREGTLLFAGMAVKSFLSVLFLVLLAGTTPFDRLLAGAESMGCPRIIAMILSFMYRYAFLVVDDLMRMVRAKQARGPERGARRDLSALSSMVGVLFVRSYERAERVYLAMCARGFDGTAIPRRPLRLAPRDIVSLCAAAACLAAARFSGGLR; encoded by the coding sequence GTGCTCCAGCGCCTCGACCCACGCGTGAAGCTCATCGCGACGCTCGCCGCGGTGGTGCTTGTCGTCACCACGCCGAACGAGGCCTGGCCGTGTTTCGCCGCCTACGCATTACTCGCGGCCGCCTTCACGGCGCTGTCCCGCGTTCCCGTGCGGTTCGCCCTCTCGCGCCTGCTGGGGGCGGCGCCGTTTGTCCTCTGCGCCGCCGCCTTCATTCCGTTCACGGCGGGCGCGCGCGATCCCGCCGCGCCGTGGTATCAGCCCGGTCGGGAGGGGACACTCCTGTTCGCGGGCATGGCGGTGAAATCGTTCCTCTCCGTGCTTTTCCTCGTGCTCCTCGCGGGCACGACGCCTTTCGACCGCCTCCTCGCGGGCGCCGAGTCGATGGGCTGCCCGCGCATCATCGCGATGATCCTCTCGTTCATGTATCGCTACGCGTTTCTCGTCGTCGACGACCTGATGCGGATGGTGCGGGCGAAGCAGGCGCGCGGTCCGGAGCGGGGGGCGCGGCGCGATCTTTCGGCGCTCTCGTCGATGGTGGGGGTGCTCTTCGTGCGCTCCTATGAGCGGGCGGAGCGCGTCTACCTCGCCATGTGCGCACGGGGATTCGACGGGACGGCGATCCCGCGGAGGCCGCTCAGGCTCGCCCCGCGCGACATCGTCTCGCTCTGCGCGGCGGCGGCGTGCCTGGCGGCGGCGAGATTCTCGGGAGGCCTGCGGTGA
- a CDS encoding NUDIX domain-containing protein — MDERTIMVIRREALLGERPFQGFSSASAYDYESLILRGYRYEPRACAEEDPSLKQPIAYCIIVNPRERTILAYRRAEREEDYAEKRLRGKWSMGVGGHIDPGDLDAANPIRASMLRELGEEIRIEKTGEPRILGYINDDVDMVGKVHFGLLYRLDTEARTVEPATREIAEARMLPAEEWRKKLARDGALVEGWSRIAFPALLPTL, encoded by the coding sequence ATGGACGAGCGGACCATCATGGTGATCCGGCGGGAGGCGCTCCTCGGGGAGCGGCCGTTCCAGGGCTTCTCGTCCGCGTCGGCGTACGACTACGAGTCGCTGATACTGCGCGGGTACCGTTACGAACCCCGCGCCTGCGCGGAGGAGGACCCGTCCCTCAAACAGCCGATCGCCTACTGCATCATCGTAAACCCGCGGGAACGGACGATCCTCGCCTATAGGCGGGCGGAACGGGAGGAGGACTACGCCGAGAAGCGCCTGCGCGGGAAATGGTCGATGGGGGTCGGCGGCCACATCGACCCGGGCGACCTCGACGCGGCGAACCCCATCCGCGCGAGTATGCTCAGGGAACTCGGCGAGGAGATACGCATCGAGAAGACGGGGGAACCGCGGATACTCGGCTACATCAACGACGACGTGGACATGGTCGGGAAGGTCCACTTCGGCCTCCTCTACCGCCTCGATACGGAGGCCCGAACGGTCGAACCGGCGACACGTGAGATCGCCGAGGCGCGGATGCTTCCCGCGGAGGAGTGGCGAAAGAAGCTCGCGCGGGACGGAGCCCTCGTCGAGGGTTGGTCGCGGATCGCGTTCCCCGCGCTCCTCCCCACCCTCTGA
- a CDS encoding prenyltransferase — protein sequence MPILLGGVYARHETGWLLPGHLLLALAAGMLYHTGCNLLNDYYDYRYGVDRPGAFGGNGLLVSGMMTPRQIALGAWASLAVGSLIGFYFVCRYGLPVLVIGIAGFLGAVFYTATPYGLKYHALGEPLVFLMMGVGMVLGGFATQGAGVSARACAASLPVAFLVAAILQANDTRDIAGDRESGVTTLSVILGPRGARILYVLLLAAAYVSLAALAAGRIVPRLSLLALLSLPLAWRVSARFAAVPNENDARLASAARDTALLHLVFGLLMTAGIVF from the coding sequence GTGCCCATCCTGCTCGGGGGCGTCTATGCCCGGCATGAGACCGGCTGGCTCCTCCCGGGGCATCTCCTCCTCGCCCTCGCGGCCGGGATGCTCTATCACACCGGCTGCAACCTCCTGAACGACTACTACGACTACCGCTATGGCGTGGACCGGCCCGGCGCGTTCGGCGGCAACGGGCTGCTGGTCTCCGGGATGATGACCCCGCGGCAGATCGCCCTCGGGGCGTGGGCCTCCCTCGCCGTCGGATCGCTCATCGGTTTCTACTTTGTCTGCCGGTACGGCCTGCCCGTACTCGTCATCGGTATCGCCGGTTTTCTCGGCGCCGTCTTCTACACCGCCACGCCGTACGGCCTGAAGTACCACGCGCTCGGCGAGCCGCTCGTCTTCCTCATGATGGGCGTGGGGATGGTGCTCGGCGGATTCGCGACGCAGGGCGCGGGGGTGAGCGCGCGCGCGTGCGCGGCGAGCCTGCCGGTGGCGTTCCTCGTGGCGGCGATCCTCCAGGCCAACGACACGCGCGACATCGCCGGCGACCGCGAGAGCGGCGTCACAACGCTTTCGGTCATCCTCGGGCCCCGGGGCGCGAGGATTCTCTACGTCCTCCTGCTCGCCGCGGCGTACGTCTCGCTCGCGGCGCTCGCGGCGGGGAGGATCGTGCCGCGCCTGTCGCTCCTCGCCCTGCTCAGCCTGCCGCTGGCGTGGCGAGTCTCTGCGAGATTCGCGGCGGTCCCCAACGAGAACGATGCGCGGCTCGCGTCGGCCGCGCGGGATACGGCCCTGCTCCACCTCGTCTTCGGGCTGCTGATGACGGCGGGGATCGTCTTCTGA